Proteins encoded within one genomic window of Mesorhizobium sp. AR10:
- a CDS encoding alpha/beta hydrolase, with protein MVEETTKDGTLRRDLAFFYRLHRPENATGECLFLLHGSGVDETTLVPLGRQIAPRAVLVAVRGRIAQEDGFRWFTRITPTRFEQESIRAETDAFADFIAEATKRHRLDLSRSTFLGYSNGANLVSSVMLLHPGLVECAALLRPMPVLDDVPPADLTKARALIIAGSADLTYGPFAPALATLLRQHGAKVDARTVASGHDIGDPDAEAVRQWLADSAIAIAQAN; from the coding sequence ATGGTCGAAGAGACCACCAAAGACGGAACTTTGCGGCGCGACCTGGCCTTTTTCTACCGCCTCCATCGGCCTGAAAACGCAACCGGCGAGTGCCTTTTCCTGTTGCACGGATCGGGTGTCGACGAGACGACTTTGGTGCCGCTGGGGCGGCAGATCGCACCGCGCGCTGTGCTGGTGGCGGTCCGTGGCCGCATCGCCCAGGAGGACGGTTTCCGCTGGTTCACGCGAATCACGCCGACGCGTTTCGAGCAGGAGAGCATCCGCGCAGAGACGGACGCCTTTGCGGATTTCATCGCCGAGGCGACGAAGCGCCACCGCCTCGATCTCTCCCGTTCGACGTTTCTCGGTTATTCGAACGGCGCCAATCTGGTTTCCAGCGTCATGCTGCTGCATCCGGGCCTTGTCGAATGTGCAGCGCTGTTGCGGCCGATGCCGGTGCTGGACGACGTGCCACCGGCGGATCTCACCAAGGCACGTGCGCTGATCATCGCCGGCAGCGCCGACCTGACCTACGGGCCCTTCGCGCCGGCGCTGGCTACATTGCTCCGCCAGCACGGCGCAAAGGTCGACGCCCGCACCGTTGCCTCAGGCCATGACATCGGCGACCCGGACGCAGAGGCAGTCAGGCAATGGCTTGCCGATTCCGCAATTGCCATCGCGCAGGCGAATTGA
- the sthA gene encoding Si-specific NAD(P)(+) transhydrogenase: MDYDMLVIGSGPSGRRAAVQSAKLGKSVLVVDRGRRLGGVSVHTGTIPSKTLRETVLNLSGWRERGFYGRGYRVKQDISVGDLVERLHKTLDHEVEVLQHQFMRNTVKSARAAVKFLGPNKVSLTTDTGDYSEVGFANALIAVGTRPHRPRDVPFDKIRVFDSDEMLELGQLPRTLTVIGGGVIGVEYATIFSALDVPVTLVEPRNTILDFVDREIVDDFIHQMRDRGMTIRLGSAVKEIRSKPETAEVELADGRTIRSEVVLYAAGRTGNVGSLGLDVVGIDADSRGRIKVDPQSFQTSVPNIYAAGDVIGFPSLASTSMEQGRVAACHAFGVPLPPPPETFPYGIYAVPEISTVGQSEEQVRESGGAYEVGVARFRETSRGHIMGVNTGFLKLLFSIESRRLLGAHIVGEGATELIHIGQAVINLGGTVDFFVNNTFNYPTLAEAYKIAGLDAWNRMGRG; the protein is encoded by the coding sequence ATGGACTATGACATGCTGGTCATCGGCAGCGGGCCTTCGGGACGCCGCGCCGCGGTGCAGTCGGCCAAGCTCGGCAAATCGGTGCTGGTGGTCGACAGGGGGCGGCGCCTCGGCGGCGTTTCCGTGCACACCGGCACCATCCCGTCGAAGACGCTGCGCGAGACGGTGCTCAACCTTTCCGGCTGGCGCGAGCGCGGCTTCTATGGGCGCGGCTACCGGGTCAAGCAGGACATTTCGGTCGGAGATCTGGTTGAACGCCTGCACAAGACGCTCGACCACGAGGTCGAGGTGCTGCAGCACCAGTTCATGCGCAACACGGTCAAGAGCGCGCGCGCCGCGGTAAAGTTCCTCGGTCCCAACAAGGTCAGCCTGACCACCGACACCGGCGACTACAGCGAGGTCGGTTTCGCGAACGCGCTGATTGCGGTGGGCACAAGGCCGCACCGGCCGCGCGACGTGCCCTTCGACAAGATCCGCGTCTTCGACAGCGACGAGATGCTGGAACTCGGTCAATTGCCGCGTACGCTGACGGTGATCGGCGGTGGCGTCATCGGTGTCGAATATGCGACGATCTTTTCCGCGCTTGACGTGCCGGTGACGCTGGTCGAGCCGCGCAACACCATCCTCGATTTCGTCGATCGCGAGATCGTCGACGATTTCATCCATCAGATGCGCGACCGTGGCATGACGATCCGGCTGGGCAGTGCGGTGAAGGAGATTCGGTCCAAACCGGAAACCGCCGAGGTGGAACTGGCTGACGGCCGCACCATCCGTTCGGAGGTTGTGCTCTACGCCGCCGGTCGCACCGGCAATGTCGGCAGCCTCGGCCTCGACGTGGTTGGCATAGACGCCGACTCCAGGGGCCGCATCAAGGTCGATCCGCAGTCGTTCCAGACCAGCGTGCCGAACATCTATGCTGCCGGCGACGTCATCGGCTTCCCGAGCCTTGCTTCCACTTCGATGGAGCAGGGCAGGGTGGCAGCCTGCCACGCCTTCGGCGTGCCCTTGCCGCCGCCGCCGGAAACCTTTCCCTACGGCATCTACGCCGTGCCGGAAATCTCCACCGTCGGCCAGTCGGAGGAACAGGTGCGCGAGAGCGGCGGTGCCTACGAGGTCGGCGTGGCGCGGTTCCGCGAGACCTCGCGCGGCCATATTATGGGCGTCAACACCGGCTTCCTGAAGCTCCTGTTCTCGATCGAAAGCCGCCGTCTGCTCGGTGCGCACATCGTCGGCGAGGGCGCCACCGAACTCATCCACATCGGCCAGGCTGTGATCAATCTCGGCGGCACCGTCGACTTCTTTGTCAACAACACCTTCAACTATCCGACGCTGGCCGAAGCTTACAAGATCGCCGGGCTGGACGCCTGGAACAGGATGGGAAGGGGATAA